aaaaaatgaaaaaaaaaataccttcttaCCTTTAGCAAGTGCCCTGCATTGGTCTGAATGGTTTTTGTAATCCAGTCTCATTAGAGTTGGGGCATTTAGTTTCTTTTGCTGACCCTTGATATAGTTCTTTAGGGAATTAATTTCTCTGGCATTGTGAACTGCTTTCTTCAATACCAATTTCTTTCTTCTATCACTAATTTCTgtaaagagataaagaaatgatGACTTTTGTATTTGTGAAATGtatttctgaagatttttttaagttggagaCATCTACTTCTGAGAATAatcatttgaataaaataattaccCAAGTAAAACATGAAGTTTTaataaaatcagtaaaaacaGCTACAATTTACTAAGTATCTACCACAAACTCTCAGACTATAAGCTCCCTGGGGGCAGGTATCTATTTGCCCTCAGTACTCAGAACAGTACCAGGCACAGAATAGGTGCTCAAGAAACATCAGTTCATATAATAAATTGATGCCAGGCACAATTCAGAGCTTTATAtgcatatctcatttaattctgttaaaaaacaaaattcagggcttccctggtggcacagtggttgagagtccgcctgccgatgcaggggacacgggttcgtgccccggtctgggaagatcccacgcgccgcggagcggctgggcccgtgagccatggccgctgagcctgcgcgtccggagcttgtgctccacaacgggagatgccacaacagtgagagacccgcgtaccgcggaaaaaaaaaaaaaaaattcagccaagTAGATCTGAACATCGAATTGGCTTTATTAGGCAATTCATGACCTGGGCAGCATTCCACCTACCAAGTAGAAGGGCACTCCAGGCTTGTACAAAATGGAAGGCTTTTATAGGAAGAAGGGTGCGGAAAGGGAGCtattggcaaaagaaaaaaaaaaaaggttgtattTTGGGGCCTGGGGGGGCGTGGGGGAAGAGAAAGTCAGGGTTTTCATCATGCAgattacctcttcttcctctgagGGATAAAGAGGGCCTACATAGATGGCAGATTACCTTattggtgctgaccagaaaattccagacTGGTTAAGACTGCATTTCTGGTAAAGATGGAAACTGCAATTACATTAGGTATTAAATCTAGGCTTGGCATCATGGGCTTTAGTATAAGTGATGCCATTTGGGGTCTGTGGGTTTTCTCTGTAACAATTCCaactcctccctcctccaccgtatacacacaaacacacaacttAATGAAATAggtgtctttttcccattttgcagatgaagaaactgatattAAGAGAGATTGAGTAATTTATTCAAGGACACATGGCTGATAACTAAATGGTCTCTCTGACTCCAAACTCTTAACCAGGATTCTATGAATGGAACAAAGTTGGAATGGCACAGATCAGAATATTCCATCGCCAGGGTAACACCTCAGTAGTCTCATCCACACCAGTGGACTTCAATTCAAATAGGCGTTGGGTTGCTGTATGTTAAAAggtaatttataataatataccTATAGAAACagtaatatattttctatatatatacatttgattCTTGTTATTGTGGTAGTTATGTTGTATAAAGTGGCCCTGAACACTGAATTAACAGATATTGAGCCATTGCTCTTAGGGGgaatacagggttaggttcctgtgagcctttGGTCACAGCATTTTTGTCAACCAATCAATATATAATCTTTTATGTGTGTTTCAGTTTAAagaaacatatttaatatatgttgttgattcattaatGTTGAACTCACAGCCGACAGCACTGTAACTCATTATGGAACAAGGCTGATCTAACACacataaggcacatcacagccttcttgctgCTTAGAAACACAAGACGGCACTTTAGCACTATGCTTGGGGGGCATTCTAAACAGTGAAATCAATGAAAAGaaccaaaatgaaaactaaaaaatatgtGACACTATAAGGACCAGGAAAAGGACACACATGGTATGAGACCTGAAATAAGAAGGCAGAGAGCTGCCTTGTTGCACCCCAGCTGGGGATGTGTCCATCAAGGAGACTCAGGTTTTTTGCTGCTCTGTGCATGTTTGGGGATGAGTGTGAAAGCTCCACAGTATTGATTATTGgataacaaataaattttagtgagtaggAGAATTTGCAAATATGGAATCCGTGAGTAATGAGGATCTACTCTATATATGTGCTTAGTATTTTCAAAGCCCTTTAAACAGCCATAGCTTAGGCACATTATTTATCTCCATTTAAGAGGTTGTAAAACTGGGTGAATTAACCATAGAAATCGATTTGTTCCTATGTCATACATACAGTCAGTTTCATAGGCATGTGGTCTCTGCACTCACACAAGGTCCCCACTTGGtctaatgctctgctgtcaccatcttgaaattctcagTGGTTTTTCAACCAGGgtccttgccttttcattttgctctgggtcccacaaattatgtagctgatCCTGATCACATAGCAAGTAAACAGGTTAATAACTGGGGGGacaaaaatactatatatttatccaactgaacaaaaaaaattgttgtaCGGTGCCTAACTAATATATTaaagttaccatttattgagattTGGTTGTACTAAGTTCTTGATAATgtgttagctcatttaatccttatgacCCTCTGTAATTTGgatatttccattaaatatataaggaaactgaggcccagagaaggtaacttacccaaggtcatacagttagCATAGCGTGAACAGgaatcaaatcttttttttttttaattatttttttttgctgtgttgggtcttcgttgctgcacgcaggctttctctagttgcggcgagcgggggctgctcttccttgcgatgcgtgggcttctcattgcagtggcttctcttgctacagagcacgggccctaagcgcgtgggcttcagcagttgtagcacgcggccttggtagttgtggctcacaggttctagagcacacgcagtagttgtggtgcgtgggcttagatgctctgcggcatgtgggatcttccctgaccagggctcgaaccggtgtcccctgcattggcaggcggattcttaatcactgtgccagcAAGGAAGTCCCTGGAATCAAATCTTTTTGACTTCAAATCACATGCTCTTACCATTAGACTCTTGCTGTGTCTAATTTTAGTTGGCTCCAGTTTTCAGGTGACTTGTAATAAGGGTTTGAATTTTGTGATCTTCTCAGTGAATTTGTGACTAAGACATCTACATTTCATTTGCAGTAAATCTATACAATAggcatttaacaaaatataaattagcTCATAAGTACATaagaggggctttcctggtggcgcagtggttaagaatctgcctgccaatgcaggggacaccggttcgagccctggtccgggaagattccacatgccacagagcaactaagcccagcccatgcgccacaactactaagcctgtgctctagagcccgtgagccacaactactgagtctgagtgccacaactactgagcccgcacgcctagagctggtgctccacaagagaagccactgcaatgagaagcctgtacaccgcaacaaagagtagcccctgctcaccgccaCTAGAGgaaacctgcacacagcaacgaagacccaacgcagccaaaaataaatgaataaataaataaataaaagcctttGATTTCAACATGAGTCTtgtattctatttataaattgagttattttcatATAAAGAATGATCATCCTTATTTTTTCATCCTTATCTCAAATCCAATTCAGGCGAATAGTCAATGGGAGCTGGTGGTTACGATTACTGTACCTAAGATGACAGGATAATAAGGATGGACAGGTTTATTAGTATGGGAAGGGTATAAACCAACATTTTCGGGGTATGGGTTAACCCAAGTTGAAAAGACTAAACACCTCTCGTAGTATATTTACAAGTCCTTTAAATATTGTAAATTTCCTTTGCAAATTTAGCATATCTGATTTTTAAGCACTTTAACTGCCTAAAAAGACAAATTTACAGGCCTCACAAGCAAAATCTTCCTAAATAGTTAATAAGacgtatacattttaaaatttgttttaaccaTAGCCAGTTTGATGtcttctatactttttttttggctgtgccatgtggcttgtgggatcttagtgccctgactagggattgaacctgcgccctggCAATAGAAgcacgaagtcctaaccactggactgccagcagatttcctatacttttctttttagcggcatgcgggcctctcactgttgtggcctctcctgctgcggagcacaggctccggacgcgcaggctcagcggccatggctcacaggcccagccgctccgcggcatgtgggaccttccgggactggggcatgaacccgtgtctcctgcataggcaggcggactctcaaccactgcgccaccagggaagcactcctatactttttataataaaatatctttggATATTTATTGGGAAAGAAACatccaaaaatattaatttggttgtctctggatcacaagtgattttaatttttctaccttatacttttctgtatgttcatttcctacaataaatatatattattttataatcagaaaaagcaaaaaaaattcctaaaagcaAGAATCAATGCATAGTATCACTTTAAAacccaaaatatattttcttactgTATCCTCTTTTTTTAGCCTTTCTTTTTCCCCTGAGGAAATATCAAGACCTTAGAAAGCAATAAGAAATGGAGAGAGGTTGGGAGAGGGGGCACAGTGGTGGTGGTATTTGCAGGAGGAGAAATACCTGGCTGAGGTAATCACCTGATAAAGTAACTGGAGGTTCTGGTAAATACCTGATTGTGAATATTGGCTTCAAGGTCAAGCAGGCAATTgatagtatttttttcatttgttagcAGGACAGCAAGAATCACTTGACTAGTTTGTCAGCATAATGGCATCTGTAAACAGAACCagtgaaataattaaaaaactTGAAGCAGACAAACGTCTCCTGGAGGAGATAAATGAAAGGCGTGAATCCAACTGCTTGGTGGAAAGAAGCAATCAAGTCAGCTCACTGAGAGTTCAAAAGAGGCATTTCAGTGGTGCCTACAAGTCCCTTACTCATGCCCAAATCAAAGAACCTGTTCCTGACAGTGGCAGGAGCTCCTGGATCAAACTAAGTCTCCTTGTTCACAAGGAGAAAAGGCACTTTCCACTAAAAAGTAAGATGTTGTGGTAGGATCCTTTCCAATCGACAAGAGGAATCCATAAGTAAACTTAGGAGTTATTTCTGGGGTTGAAAGAGGTTCATATGTATTGTTCTGGGTTAGTTGAAAGGCAATCTGTCTGAAGTTAAAAGCATCAATAAACTAGGCTAGTTGATGTGAGATCTACTACAGACCAGAGATTCTCATATTCTTGTGCTTACAGGATCCCAGAGTCCATCTCCAGGCTGGCTCATTAAATAGGCTCTAGTTTgggccctggaatctgcattCTCAGCAGGCTAAGGTGATTCTGATGGCCTGAAAACCATATTTTGAGAAAACTCCAGAGGCCTCCTCTATCATCAGTTTCTGTTGCCTCTGCAAAGGTTTCATGTGCAAAATTgagataaaatggaaatgattttgATGACAAATATCAAACAAAAAGTCCTGAGAAACAATAAAATGTGGAGGGAGTTtggggtaggggtgtgtgtggtggtgaTATTACCTTGCAGGGGGCGGAAGAGGAACGGGTAAATACCTTAGCTGTGAATACTTGTTTCTAAGTCAAGACAAGCAATTGatggtatttttttccatttatttggaaaaaaaataaaagagtataaTTATGTTAAATACAACCAACAAATGATTAAGTTagataagaaacaaaagaattgCCATACTggaaatttaaattcttttttttttttttttttttttttttgcggtatgcgggcctctcactgctgtggcctctcccgttgcggagcacaggctccggatgcgcaggcctagcggccatggctcacgggcttagttgctccgcggcatgtgggatcttcccggaccagggcacgaacccgtgacccctgcatcggcaggcggattctcaaccactgcgccaccagggaagccctggaaatttaAATTCTTTGATGAGGGGGCTGTGACTTTACACTTgctccatactttttttttttaaatttttttaaaaaaacttttatttatttttagctgcattgagtcttcattgctgcgtgcgggcttttctctagttgcagcgagcgggggctactcttcgttgtagtgcacaggcttctcattgcggtggcctctctggttgcagagcacaggttctaggaatgcgggcttcagtagttgttgctcacgggctctcaagcgcaggctcagtagttgtgatgcacaggcttagttgctccatggcatgtgggatcttcctggaccagggctcaaacccgtgtcccctgcactggcaggcggatgcttaaccactgcgccaccagggaagtctactcCATACTCTTTGTATGTGGGGTTGAGAGGGCAATGCAGCATAGCCTGGAAAACTGATGTTTTAAAGTTAATCTGTAACagccatgtttttattttactcaaaaaataactcttgggcttccctggtggcgcagtggttgggagtccgcctgctgattcaggggacgcgggttcgtgccccggttcggggagatcccacatgccgtggagcggctgggcccgtgagccatggccgctgagcctgcgcgttcggagcctgtgctctgcaactggagaggccacaacagtgaggccctcgtaccgcaaaaaaaaaaaaaacaaaaaaaactcttttACAAGGAGGAATGCCTTTAGTGTTCCTAATTCTAAGAGAATCTGCAcaatttcagccataaaaaagaatgaaataatgtcatttgcagcaacatgaatggactagagattatcatatcaactgaagtaagtcagaaagagaaagacaaataccatattatatcacttatatgtggaatctaaaatacgacagaaatgaacctatctacaaaacagaaacagactcacaggtatattGAAGCTCTCTCTTCAGTCTTCCAGTTGTAGATATGGAGGCCAAAAGAGGGACAGTCTTACTTAAACTTGTCTTAAAAACAGAAGACTTGGTGTCTTAgttagtttgggctgctataacacatTATCATAGGCTGCATGGCTTAAACaatatttacttctcacagtctggaagctgaaagtctgagatcagggtgccaacatGATTGGGTTCTTGGAgtgccctcttcctggttttcaGAGGGCtgttttcttgctgtgtcctcacatgacagaaACAGCTACTTTGGCCTCTTCCTATaatggcactaatcccattctgaggactccactctcatgacttaattacctctcaaaggccccacctccaaataccatcacagtgGGCCTAGGGTTTCAGCATAAGAATttggaggaggggcttccctggtggcgcagtggttgagagcccacctgccgatgcaggggacacgggttcgtgccccggtccgggaagatcccacatgtcgcggagtggctgggcccgtgagccatggccgctgagcctgcgcgtccagagcctgtgctctgcaacgggagaggccatgacagtgagaggcccgcgtaccgcaaaaaaaaaaaaaaaaaaaaaaaaaaagaatttggaggaGCACAAACCTTCAGCCCATTGCACTTGGGTTCAAGCTCTGCTTCTGCCATTGAGTAGTCTCATGCTTTTAGTCATTTAGTGTCTCTAAACCttactttctgtatctgtgaaACTGTATTTATCCTCTCTGCCTTCAGTGTTATTTTGGAACTATGAAATGTATTATAAGATATGTgacaaatacttattttttatttttcagataacaCCATATTTGGATAAAGTGCATCTGCAGAGACACATGGAAATACAATCTCGTTGATCTTTCTTCAATGTCTGTCtcaattatttacaaatattaattataaaagaagCCAAAGAAAGCTATTCACTAGATCACCAAGAGAACATTGTCACATAAAACATATTACACCTTCATTCCATTCCATCAGTTAGACTTAGATGTTTTGAAAGAGGATTTGAGTTATTAAATATACTTTCAAAGATGGATGACCTAAAAGTTCACTTTACAGTGATCTTCTCTTTACTAATCTAAAATGTTTAGTTtatattgtttatcttttttcttttttttttttttagggttttgggtgttttaattttcttcttaattcttttaaaaaaatttttaattgaagtatagttgatttccaatatcatgtaagtttcaggtgtatagcacagcaattcagttatatataaatatatatattctttttcagattcttttcccttatgttattacataatattgagtatagttccctgtgtcatagagtaggtccttattgcttatctattttatacatagtatacatagtagtatgtatatattattcccagcctcctaatttatccctcccccacctcccagagtTTATATTGTTTCTATAAATCAGTGGAATATGTTGACCAACCCCATTAATCAAGCTGAAGGCTAAAGTTTCTCAAAGTTAACACTTGCTTCTATTACTTAATTACATTAACTTACTCTGTTAGAGCTATGGTTTTGATAATTTGAGTAAGTACATGCTTGAGAAGGTAATAGAAGGTGCCTCTAGCGTCTTTCATTGTATGTCGTTGCCCGTCCCCGAAGTGGGCATTGCTTGAATCATCTGGTGACCAAATCCTATTTGGTTACTATCACCTCTGTGTCACTGCTGCTTGGACAGCAGActagttttcaaattttaaccTGGCTTGTGTTCTTTTTCGTAATTTGTGTTAATTGCTATTCCATTCCTATTAATAGCCTATTCCATACAGCAAGCTGAGCACAGCCAGGCCTGGAACCCAGCCATTTCTTGGCATTTGTCTTTATACCAGTGAAATATTCACCTTTTATTTGGCTGCCCTTTGTCTAGAAAGCTTAGATTCATaagccaaaacatttttttttttttttttttttccggtacgcgggcctctcactgttgtggcctctccctgttgtggcctctcccgttgcggagcagaggctccggacgcgcaggctcagcggccatggctcatgggcccagccgttccgcggcatgtgggatcttcccggaccggggcacgaacctgtgtcccctgcatcggcaggcggactctcaaccactgcgccaccagggaagccccaaaacatttTAATACTGGAAGGGAGATGGATCAGTCATCTGGCCTAAAACCCTCTCTCAGCTAGGACTACCAGGGCACAGTATGGATAAGATTCATCAGCTCTGAGGGcatgtaaaagaagccagacccatAGCTGAGTTTTTGCTTCTCAAGAAGGCAAACACCTAGTGTCAAGAGCTGTGAAGGGttagcctgccacagtttcatgggCATTGACAGAAGACATAAGACTCCTGATTCTGAGGTAAAGGACTTATTACTCGGAGCCCAGCAAGTAGCACAGACCTCATATTCCTGTCGGTTCCTCTTGTCCTCCCCTCCATCCTAAAATCCATGGCACAATATGGAGCTGTCCAGATAGACGCCACACATGCAGAGGTTCTGCCTCACTGATAAAGACCACTGAGTTCAAGAGACCCAAACTTTGCCTGGTGGAGGACATTCTCTTTATTATACTGGACAGTAAATAAACCTGCCCTTTTATCCAGTGAGGACATTATCTCTGTCAACCAAGGCCCTTGGCAATACAGATAGTCTGGAACAaaggctattggtgcctctggcACAAGCCTGCAGAAATGTAAGAGACCTGTGCAAGGAGAATGATCTCCCAACACCTAGCCACCCAAAGAAAGGCTATAAATATAGCACCAACCATTCTTTGGCTCAATCTAAGATGAATCATAGGAGA
This genomic stretch from Kogia breviceps isolate mKogBre1 chromosome 1, mKogBre1 haplotype 1, whole genome shotgun sequence harbors:
- the SPATA45 gene encoding spermatogenesis-associated protein 45 — encoded protein: MASVNRTSEIIKKLEADKRLLEEINERRESNCLVERSNQVSSLRVQKRHFSGAYKSLTHAQIKEPVPDSGRSSWIKLSLLVHKEKRHFPLKSKMLW